Part of the Gammaproteobacteria bacterium genome, CTGCTACGCCTTACTCGCCGCCCCCGGCTACGCCCGGCGCTACGCCGCCGAGTTGGAAACCCCCGGCCCGCGCATCCCCATCGCGCAAGAGCTCGCTCTCTTCCGCCGCGCCGCCGAACTGGGCCGCCACCTCGTCTGGCTGCACACCTGGGGCGCCCGCCTCTCCCCTCAATCCGGGCTGCCCGGCGCCCCCGCTGCCCGCCCCGCTGCCGCGCGCCGCGCCGCAAGCCCGCCCGCGCATGGCAAGGCGCGTTGCCGCCAGGCCGTACCCGGCGGCGCGGACGACTACCCCGACCGGTGCGGCTACGATGCCGCCGCCCGCGAGATTCGCATCGGCCCCGGCCGCTTCGGTCCCGTATCGCCGCAGGTGTGGAACTACGAGGTTTCCGGCTACCGCGTCGTGCAGCAGTGGATCAAGCGCCGCCTTCTGCGCGGCGCGGGCCGCCGCTCCTCCCCCCTGGACGACATCCGTCCCCGCGCCTGGGATCACCGCCTCACCGACGCCCTGCTGCAACTGCTTTGGACCCTGGAGCACACCCTGGCAATGTCCGCCGCCCTCGACGCCGCCCTGGAGGCCGTCGCCGCCGCCCCCTGTCTGCAAGCCGCGCACCTCCCCGCTCCCTCCGCCGCCGACCGCCGCCCGCCCCGCCGCGCCGCCGCCGGCGACCGCCCCCTCCTAAGCCCTGAGCGGGCTTCCGACTGATCCTGCCGCGCCCCGTGCTATACTTTTCCCTCTCCCCCGGAGGGGCGGGTCATGCACTGGCTCAAGATCAAGAACATCCGTTGCTTCGCAGAACCCGATCCCATCGAGATCCGCCCTCTGACCTTGCTGATCGGAGAAAACAGCACGGGCAAGACCACCGTCATGGCGTGCCTCCATACGCTGCTCTGTTTTTTTTCTGGGCATGGAGTGCGCTTCAACCGCGGACCTTTCGAGATGGGCTCCTTCCTGGAGATCGCTCGCAAGAGGGACGGCAATGGCGGCCAGGCGGAGGGGTTCTCGTTGTCTATAGGCGGGACCGAGGATTCTTTCGAGTGGGGCTTCGACTTTTCGCGTAAAGAAAACGGCCTTGATCCGAGGTTGTCGGAAATCCGCTACTGGGCGCCGGATTTCCGGGCCACTCTATCGGGAGACAGGCTGGTGTTGAAAACGGCATCCGGTGAAGCTTCCGTGCCAGTCGGTGAATTCGCTCCCGAGGAGTATCCCACTGACAATTCCCCCAACTTAGCGATGTATTATGCTTTCATGCAAGGATGCCAGAGTGATCGAAAATTAGAAGAATTGTACAAGGAGTCATATAACGGGTTTTACTGGCCTTTTTCAATCAAAGAATGGCGCGGAATTTGCGCGCCGTTCCATTCGGGAAGTATCCATGCTCTTGGGCCGATTCGTTCGCGGCCCCAGAGGACATACACCCCGGTGCAGGATATGGAGGACCCGGAAGGCAGTCATGCTTCGGCGTACCTGGCAAGGTTATCCCGGTACGACAAGGACGGGTGGCGGAAATTCAAGCAGCGGCTGGACAGGATCG contains:
- a CDS encoding ATP-binding protein; the protein is MHWLKIKNIRCFAEPDPIEIRPLTLLIGENSTGKTTVMACLHTLLCFFSGHGVRFNRGPFEMGSFLEIARKRDGNGGQAEGFSLSIGGTEDSFEWGFDFSRKENGLDPRLSEIRYWAPDFRATLSGDRLVLKTASGEASVPVGEFAPEEYPTDNSPNLAMYYAFMQGCQSDRKLEELYKESYNGFYWPFSIKEWRGICAPFHSGSIHALGPIRSRPQRTYTPVQDMEDPEGSHASAYLARLSRYDKDGWRKFKQRLDRIGTALDLFKSISIRSHGKNPSDPFQIELKVAPGAAGNLISDMGYGVGQMLPVLVDVLRARERELFLIQQPEIHLHPRGQAELGSFFGRMAKEGKHTFLVETHSDYLLDRVRTDVRDKEHPLGAGDVSILYFERARKGSEVKVYNMTLDEQGNFRNAPDSYRDFFIKEHQRFLGID